In Luteimonas viscosa, the following proteins share a genomic window:
- a CDS encoding ArnT family glycosyltransferase: MRRTLRSPGFTLLVLLLAASLLAGVGLRDPHPADEPRFVLVADHMVESGDWLFPRRGTELYADKPPVFMWLLAGAQRITGDWRTSFLLPSWIAALLALWLTQDLARRLWNPTAGRHALLALFACLQFGLQARRAQIDMVLLAMMMLSLWSLAQYVLQRRDPRLLALGAFAAGLGTVTKGVGFLPLLVLPALPWLATRRPWPASRSHHPVQHVAAGVAGFLAGAGLWLVPMLAAVLGSDDPQLRAYAADILWKQTGTRYADPWHHLKPAWYYLQVMATLWLPGTLLLPWLLPAWWRRLRRGDPRWRLLLGWAALVLLFFSLSPAKRDVYVLPVLPVLAIAAAPLLPGLLRRRDVRLTLAAWLATVAIVALAAGLAAWPEPVAWWQRIGARHEAGPEVLAAIGRWLLVLGAWTAGCLAWAAASRLRRVGVATLLAMAGLWTIHGVGLMPAVDAGSSARALMQQVDTRIGPDAELGLLAWREQHLLQAGRDVAVFGFNRPWPAQWRDAAAWLAAAPGRRWLFVLEDALDPCVDRARAARIGVSNRRTWWLVPASAMVPGCMVGTTGDGNERRANARAMPADVADD; the protein is encoded by the coding sequence ATGCGCCGCACGCTCCGATCGCCGGGCTTCACGTTGCTGGTCCTGCTGCTCGCGGCGTCGCTGCTGGCGGGAGTCGGCCTGCGCGACCCGCATCCGGCCGACGAGCCGCGCTTCGTGCTGGTGGCCGACCACATGGTCGAATCGGGCGACTGGCTGTTCCCGCGCCGCGGAACCGAGCTCTACGCCGACAAGCCGCCGGTGTTCATGTGGCTGCTCGCCGGTGCGCAGCGGATCACCGGCGACTGGCGCACGTCGTTCCTGCTGCCGTCGTGGATCGCCGCGCTGCTGGCGCTCTGGCTCACCCAAGACCTCGCGCGCAGGCTGTGGAACCCCACCGCCGGCCGCCATGCCCTGCTGGCGCTGTTCGCCTGCCTGCAGTTCGGGCTGCAGGCCAGGCGCGCGCAGATCGACATGGTGCTGCTGGCGATGATGATGCTCTCGCTGTGGTCGCTCGCGCAGTACGTGCTGCAGCGGCGCGACCCGCGGCTGCTGGCGCTCGGCGCCTTCGCCGCGGGCCTGGGCACCGTCACCAAGGGCGTGGGCTTCCTGCCGCTGCTGGTGCTGCCGGCGCTGCCCTGGCTGGCCACGCGCCGGCCATGGCCGGCGTCGCGCAGCCACCACCCGGTGCAGCATGTCGCCGCCGGCGTGGCCGGCTTCCTCGCCGGCGCGGGCCTGTGGCTGGTGCCGATGCTGGCCGCGGTCCTGGGCAGCGACGACCCGCAACTGCGGGCCTATGCCGCCGACATCCTGTGGAAGCAGACCGGCACCCGCTACGCCGATCCCTGGCATCACCTCAAGCCCGCCTGGTACTACCTGCAGGTGATGGCGACGCTGTGGTTGCCGGGCACGCTGCTGCTGCCATGGCTGCTGCCGGCCTGGTGGCGGCGGCTGCGCCGCGGCGATCCGCGCTGGCGGCTGCTGCTGGGCTGGGCGGCGCTGGTGCTGCTGTTCTTCAGCCTCAGCCCGGCCAAGCGCGATGTGTACGTGCTGCCGGTGCTGCCGGTGCTGGCCATCGCCGCCGCGCCACTGCTGCCCGGGCTGCTGCGGCGGCGCGACGTCCGACTGACGCTTGCCGCGTGGCTGGCGACCGTCGCGATCGTCGCCCTCGCGGCCGGACTGGCGGCCTGGCCCGAGCCGGTCGCCTGGTGGCAGCGGATCGGCGCGCGCCACGAGGCGGGCCCCGAAGTCCTGGCGGCGATCGGGCGATGGCTGCTCGTGCTCGGGGCCTGGACCGCCGGCTGCCTCGCGTGGGCCGCGGCGTCGCGGCTGCGCCGCGTCGGCGTCGCGACGCTGCTGGCGATGGCGGGGCTGTGGACCATCCATGGCGTGGGCCTGATGCCCGCGGTCGATGCCGGCAGTTCGGCACGCGCGCTCATGCAGCAGGTGGACACGCGCATCGGCCCGGATGCGGAACTCGGCCTGCTGGCGTGGCGCGAACAGCACCTGTTGCAGGCGGGGCGCGACGTCGCCGTCTTCGGCTTCAACCGGCCCTGGCCGGCGCAGTGGCGCGACGCCGCCGCCTGGCTTGCCGCGGCGCCCGGACGCCGCTGGCTGTTCGTGCTCGAAGACGCGCTCGATCCCTGCGTCGACCGCGCCCGCGCCGCGCGCATCGGCGTGTCGAACCGCCGCACCTGGTGGCTGGTGCCGGCAAGCGCGATGGTGCCGGGTTGCATGGTCGGCACCACCGGCGACGGGAATGAACGGCGAGCCAACGCGCGCGCGATGCCGGCCGACGTCGCCGACGATTAA